One Sinobacterium norvegicum genomic window carries:
- a CDS encoding YggT family protein, producing the protein MGAVSEIAGYLASTLITFYLFIVILRFLLQLARADFYNPISQFIVKATNPPLRPMRRFIPPMGGLDSSSLILALIVQAIGISALLYINYSAVAPAISLLIWSLLGVATAFTKLFFITILVSIVFSWLAPQSRHPALTLLHQVNEPVMAPFRRILPDMGGLDLSPILVFISINVLEIMIRHGAVASGMPAGIIIGLN; encoded by the coding sequence ATGGGCGCAGTGTCTGAAATCGCCGGCTACCTCGCCAGCACGCTGATTACCTTTTATCTGTTTATTGTTATTCTGCGCTTTCTTCTGCAACTGGCCCGGGCTGATTTCTATAACCCAATTTCGCAGTTTATCGTCAAGGCCACCAACCCGCCGCTACGGCCGATGCGCCGGTTTATTCCCCCGATGGGCGGCCTCGATAGTTCCTCATTAATACTGGCTCTAATTGTTCAGGCCATCGGCATCAGCGCCTTGTTATACATTAATTACAGCGCCGTGGCACCGGCCATCTCGCTGTTGATTTGGTCTTTGCTCGGCGTCGCGACTGCGTTTACCAAATTGTTTTTTATCACTATTTTAGTGTCTATCGTGTTCAGCTGGCTGGCGCCCCAGAGCCGCCATCCGGCGCTGACGTTACTGCATCAAGTCAACGAGCCGGTCATGGCGCCCTTTCGGCGTATTCTGCCCGATATGGGCGGCCTCGACCTATCGCCCATCTTGGTCTTTATCAGCATCAACGTGTTGGAAATCATGATCCGTCATGGCGCCGTCGCCTCTGGTATGCCCGCCGGTATTATCATCGGCTTAAACTAA
- the metX gene encoding homoserine O-succinyltransferase MetX, translated as MPPEATEQSVGLVTPILHRFEDDLLLACGKTLNGYELMYETYGELNEEKTNAVLICHALSGNHHAAGYHSFDDKRPGWWDSYIGPGKPIDTNRFYVVSLNNIGGCSGSTGPLSINPDTGKAWGAGFPGLRVRDWVNTQVHLADLLGIDVWAAVVGGSLGGMQALRWSLEYPERIKHCVVIASAMKLTAQNIAFNEVARKAITSDPEFHDGNYAEHGTIPKDGLALARMVGHITYLSDEVLGSKFGRELRSGSFKMGQDEGVEFQIQSYLNHQGESFSGSFDAISYIRMTQALDFFDLAREYGNNAPSAFANATCDFFVVSFTSDWRFSPERSQETVKALMEAQKNVSYVEIESKLGHDAFLLPNTRYQEVFSAYMNRVFKSIKEVK; from the coding sequence ATGCCGCCAGAGGCAACAGAGCAATCCGTAGGCTTAGTCACCCCTATTTTGCACCGCTTCGAAGATGACCTTTTGCTCGCCTGTGGCAAGACGCTGAACGGCTATGAGCTCATGTACGAGACCTACGGCGAGCTCAACGAAGAGAAGACCAATGCAGTATTGATCTGCCACGCGCTATCGGGCAATCACCACGCCGCCGGCTATCACAGTTTTGATGATAAACGCCCCGGCTGGTGGGATAGCTATATTGGTCCCGGCAAACCCATCGACACCAACCGCTTCTATGTCGTGTCACTGAATAATATTGGTGGCTGCTCAGGTTCGACAGGACCGCTGAGTATCAACCCTGATACTGGCAAAGCCTGGGGGGCAGGCTTTCCAGGACTGCGTGTACGCGACTGGGTCAACACCCAGGTCCACCTCGCCGACCTACTCGGCATCGATGTCTGGGCCGCCGTTGTTGGCGGCAGCCTCGGCGGCATGCAGGCACTGCGCTGGTCGCTGGAATACCCTGAACGGATCAAACACTGCGTGGTCATTGCCTCGGCAATGAAGCTGACGGCACAAAATATCGCCTTCAACGAGGTGGCACGCAAGGCCATTACCTCAGACCCAGAATTTCACGATGGCAACTATGCTGAACACGGCACCATTCCTAAGGATGGCCTGGCGCTGGCGAGAATGGTTGGCCACATCACCTATCTCTCCGATGAGGTACTAGGCAGTAAATTTGGTCGAGAACTGCGGTCTGGCTCTTTTAAAATGGGCCAGGATGAGGGGGTCGAGTTTCAGATTCAGAGTTATTTAAACCATCAGGGCGAGAGCTTCTCCGGCAGCTTCGATGCCATCAGCTATATCCGCATGACTCAGGCATTGGACTTTTTTGACCTCGCCCGCGAATACGGTAACAATGCGCCCTCCGCCTTTGCCAACGCCACCTGCGACTTCTTTGTGGTGTCGTTTACCAGTGATTGGCGCTTCAGCCCCGAGCGCTCACAGGAGACCGTCAAGGCATTAATGGAGGCGCAGAAAAACGTCTCCTATGTCGAGATCGAATCGAAGCTTGGTCACGATGCCTTTCTGCTCCCTAATACCCGTTACCAAGAGGTCTTCAGCGCCTATATGAATCGCGTCTTTAAATCGATTAAGGAGGTAAAATAA
- the metW gene encoding methionine biosynthesis protein MetW, with amino-acid sequence MRFPTKLVQPWITPGSRVLDLGCGDGTLLRQLQENIDVRGYGIENDDFNITASIDQGINIIEQDLDKGLSNFADNSFDTVIMTQTLQAVRYPHLVIDEMLRVGKQCIVAFPNFGNWRSRWYLNTQGKMPISKFMPYTWYDTPNIHFCTVADFEALCDQKNIDLVNRCYVDHMNNTGPMSKTWPNMFAVTAIYRITK; translated from the coding sequence ATGCGCTTCCCTACTAAGCTAGTACAGCCATGGATTACCCCGGGCAGCCGCGTTCTCGACCTCGGTTGCGGCGACGGCACACTGTTGCGTCAACTGCAGGAAAACATTGATGTTCGCGGCTATGGCATTGAAAACGATGATTTTAACATCACCGCCTCGATCGATCAGGGGATTAATATCATCGAGCAAGATCTCGACAAGGGGCTGAGCAACTTTGCCGACAACAGCTTCGATACGGTGATAATGACCCAGACACTCCAGGCCGTGCGCTATCCGCACCTGGTCATCGATGAAATGCTTCGGGTCGGCAAACAATGTATCGTCGCCTTTCCCAACTTTGGTAACTGGCGCTCCCGCTGGTATCTCAATACTCAAGGTAAGATGCCGATCTCAAAATTCATGCCCTATACTTGGTATGACACACCCAATATTCACTTCTGTACCGTCGCCGACTTCGAGGCGCTGTGTGATCAGAAAAACATCGATCTGGTCAATCGTTGCTACGTCGATCATATGAACAATACCGGCCCGATGTCCAAAACATGGCCCAACATGTTCGCCGTCACTGCCATCTATCGCATTACCAAATAG
- a CDS encoding DUF4426 domain-containing protein — translation MSYFSAALRLPVLVMLLLTSSLGWADFKTQTDIEDVEIHYVIFPSSMIAPETANALGLTRHSNIQFINVSVRKKQPDGSTIANPAVVGGEYSDLIHRRPLEFIEVKETGAIYYLSPIRFPGEDAKMTFSLDVKYDDKKPATKIEFVRTLYRDIK, via the coding sequence ATGTCGTACTTTTCCGCCGCCCTTCGTCTACCGGTACTCGTCATGCTACTGCTCACCAGCAGCCTTGGCTGGGCAGACTTTAAAACCCAGACTGACATCGAGGATGTTGAGATCCACTATGTCATTTTTCCCAGCTCGATGATCGCCCCTGAGACGGCCAACGCCCTCGGTCTCACCCGCCACAGCAATATCCAGTTCATCAATGTGTCTGTGCGGAAAAAACAGCCCGACGGCAGCACGATTGCCAACCCCGCCGTGGTCGGCGGCGAGTATTCAGACCTTATCCACCGACGCCCTCTCGAGTTTATAGAGGTTAAGGAAACCGGTGCGATCTATTATTTGTCGCCGATTCGCTTCCCCGGTGAGGATGCCAAGATGACTTTTTCACTCGACGTCAAATACGACGATAAAAAGCCCGCAACAAAAATCGAATTCGTTCGCACCCTCTACCGCGACATCAAATAA
- the rdgB gene encoding RdgB/HAM1 family non-canonical purine NTP pyrophosphatase yields MQQIVLASGNQGKLKEFNSLLGDMHIEVIPQSQFGFAEAIEDGLSFVENAIIKARHACLHTGLPALADDSGLEVDALNGAPGIYSARYSDDVTAGKATDDSNNDKLLSALTDVADGHRSARFHCVLVYMRHHQDPTPLIYHASWEGTIGRQRHGAQGFGYDPIFWLAEHNCTSAELPRDLKNTISHRAQALQQLVPALKARLSP; encoded by the coding sequence ATGCAACAGATCGTCCTCGCCAGTGGCAACCAAGGCAAGCTGAAAGAATTCAACAGCCTGCTTGGCGACATGCACATCGAAGTCATACCACAGAGCCAGTTTGGATTTGCCGAGGCCATCGAAGACGGCCTCAGTTTTGTTGAAAATGCTATTATCAAAGCACGCCATGCCTGCCTTCATACCGGCCTACCCGCGCTGGCCGACGATTCTGGGCTAGAAGTTGACGCCCTCAATGGTGCCCCCGGCATATACTCGGCTCGCTACAGCGATGATGTTACGGCTGGTAAGGCCACCGACGACAGCAATAATGATAAACTATTATCCGCCCTCACCGATGTTGCCGACGGCCATCGCAGCGCTCGCTTTCACTGCGTACTGGTCTATATGCGCCATCATCAAGACCCCACGCCGCTGATCTATCACGCCAGCTGGGAGGGCACGATAGGCCGCCAGCGTCACGGCGCTCAGGGCTTTGGCTATGACCCGATATTTTGGCTGGCAGAGCACAACTGCACCAGCGCTGAGCTGCCTCGCGATCTCAAGAATACGATCAGCCACCGAGCTCAGGCACTGCAACAGTTAGTACCTGCGCTCAAGGCGCGTCTTTCGCCATGA
- the hemW gene encoding radical SAM family heme chaperone HemW, with the protein MMLPPLSLYIHVPWCVRKCPYCDFNSHKQPDVIPEEAYIDALIADLQQEAQLISGRRIHSIFIGGGTPSLLSAAAYQRLFDAIENIVGIESGAEITLEANPGTVEQDKFTGYRAAGINRLSIGVQSFHPEQLSALGRIHSSGEAIVAADKARAAGFDNFNIDLMHGLPGQQASQACADIQQAIDCAPSHISWYQLTIEKNTEFFNRPPVIPEEQVLADIQCQGEALLKQHGYVGYEVSAYARHGRQSQHNLNYWQFGDYIGIGAGAHGKISSLDGSIIRRAKTRLPKDYLDPTKQFCCQQDAIASDDIAIEFLMNSLRLTGGVAQSLFQQRTGQAFSLIGAQVSELQRRGLLLKGDRIATTALGRRYLDSILEQFI; encoded by the coding sequence ATGATGCTGCCACCACTGTCGCTTTATATTCACGTACCGTGGTGCGTGCGTAAGTGTCCCTACTGTGATTTCAACTCCCACAAACAGCCCGATGTGATCCCCGAAGAGGCTTATATCGATGCGTTGATCGCTGATTTGCAGCAAGAAGCTCAGTTGATCAGTGGCCGTCGTATTCACTCGATTTTCATTGGTGGCGGCACCCCCAGCCTTCTAAGCGCTGCGGCATACCAACGCTTGTTCGATGCCATCGAGAACATCGTCGGCATCGAATCCGGCGCCGAGATTACGCTGGAGGCAAACCCGGGAACCGTCGAACAAGATAAGTTTACCGGTTATCGTGCCGCCGGCATTAATCGACTATCGATTGGCGTACAGAGCTTTCACCCTGAGCAACTTTCAGCCCTGGGCAGAATACACAGCAGTGGCGAGGCCATCGTCGCCGCCGACAAGGCCAGAGCCGCTGGATTTGATAACTTCAATATCGACCTGATGCACGGCTTACCAGGACAGCAAGCTTCTCAAGCCTGTGCCGATATACAACAGGCCATCGATTGCGCCCCCAGCCATATCTCGTGGTACCAGCTGACCATCGAGAAAAACACTGAGTTTTTTAACCGCCCTCCGGTGATTCCTGAGGAACAGGTGTTGGCCGATATTCAGTGTCAGGGCGAGGCATTACTCAAACAGCACGGCTATGTTGGCTACGAGGTTTCAGCCTATGCCCGGCATGGCAGACAGTCACAACACAATCTGAACTACTGGCAGTTTGGTGACTATATAGGGATCGGCGCCGGTGCTCACGGCAAGATCAGCAGTCTGGACGGGTCGATTATTCGCCGGGCCAAAACCCGCCTCCCCAAAGACTATCTCGACCCCACAAAACAATTCTGCTGCCAACAAGATGCCATTGCCAGTGACGACATTGCCATCGAGTTTTTGATGAACAGCCTTCGTCTGACCGGGGGCGTTGCTCAATCACTGTTCCAACAACGCACCGGCCAAGCCTTTAGCCTTATCGGGGCCCAAGTCTCCGAGCTACAACGGCGCGGCTTGCTATTAAAAGGCGACAGGATTGCCACCACCGCGCTAGGGCGACGCTATTTAGACAGTATCTTAGAGCAGTTTATTTAA
- a CDS encoding heavy metal-responsive transcriptional regulator has translation MRIGALALAAGVSVDTLRYYEKIGLLKGVKRLQSGQRSYGPNELATLQFIRRAQLMNFSLKEIAELLVLRRDSSHSQSRAQAIIHQKLAILDGQIEQLQLLRQELSAMVERCEGRDNADDCPIIDGFEQLK, from the coding sequence TTGCGTATCGGTGCGCTTGCCCTGGCTGCCGGTGTCAGTGTTGACACGTTACGATACTATGAAAAAATTGGTTTACTGAAAGGCGTCAAACGCCTGCAATCTGGCCAGCGAAGTTATGGCCCGAACGAGTTGGCGACCCTGCAGTTTATTCGACGGGCGCAGCTGATGAATTTCTCACTGAAGGAAATTGCTGAGCTATTAGTGCTGAGACGTGACAGCAGCCATTCCCAATCCCGTGCTCAGGCAATTATTCACCAAAAGCTGGCAATCCTCGATGGTCAAATAGAGCAGTTGCAGCTGCTGCGCCAAGAGCTTTCGGCCATGGTGGAGCGTTGTGAAGGAAGGGATAACGCCGATGACTGCCCAATTATCGACGGCTTCGAACAGCTTAAATAA
- a CDS encoding RNA recognition motif domain-containing protein, which produces MNIFVGNLTFETTEEDLRDAFEDFGDVEKINLIKDQETGKPKGYGFVIMNNHDEAKDAIHALDGSAFNGRNVTVNQAKPAGGGRNNNGNNRRRRTNNRNQRSQRGGQRNNASKAAQPAQQQES; this is translated from the coding sequence ATGAATATATTTGTTGGAAACCTAACTTTTGAGACCACAGAAGAAGACCTTCGTGATGCCTTTGAAGATTTTGGTGATGTTGAAAAAATTAACCTGATCAAAGATCAGGAAACGGGTAAGCCGAAGGGCTATGGCTTTGTCATCATGAATAATCATGATGAGGCCAAGGATGCGATTCATGCTCTCGATGGCAGCGCCTTTAATGGCAGAAACGTCACGGTCAATCAGGCAAAGCCTGCCGGTGGTGGTAGAAACAACAACGGTAACAATCGTCGCCGTCGGACGAACAACCGTAATCAGCGGAGCCAGCGCGGTGGTCAACGCAATAATGCCAGCAAAGCCGCCCAGCCGGCCCAGCAGCAAGAGTCTTAG